One genomic segment of Nitrospinaceae bacterium includes these proteins:
- a CDS encoding VOC family protein encodes MKTMIEHVALRVTDLDRSIEFYRKVMGFKPVSRRMIGDGAIEQVVFRVGEDVLVLFYSHQGNIDAGREEHHVVSENLQKNAVQKWTGGMDHVAFSFDEDEYDAVIRRVGENGYKVHRGPERNLGAFGVGYASYFYDPDHIEIEIKRYEDPPEQPSDEWFETGQKYT; translated from the coding sequence ATGAAAACCATGATAGAGCATGTCGCCCTACGAGTTACGGATTTGGATCGTTCTATTGAATTCTATCGAAAAGTTATGGGTTTTAAGCCTGTAAGTCGTCGCATGATAGGAGATGGAGCGATTGAACAGGTGGTCTTCCGAGTTGGCGAAGATGTCCTTGTTCTTTTTTATAGTCACCAAGGAAACATTGATGCGGGTAGAGAGGAGCATCATGTTGTATCTGAAAATTTACAGAAAAATGCGGTCCAGAAGTGGACTGGTGGGATGGATCATGTCGCCTTCTCGTTCGATGAGGATGAATATGATGCTGTCATCCGGCGTGTTGGAGAAAATGGATACAAAGTCCACCGTGGCCCAGAGAGAAATCTTGGGGCTTTTGGAGTCGGTTATGCTAGTTATTTCTATGATCCCGACCATATTGAGATTGAAATTAAGCGCTACGAAGACCCTCCCGAACAACCTAGTGACGAATGGTTCGAAACGGGTCAGAAGTATACCTAA
- a CDS encoding N-acyl homoserine lactonase family protein codes for MPYFFWILVPEDTKGILGEPILVDTGFLEGECKSRYPGFEDFRRPRDLLEPFDIEPSGVRRVILSHLHWDHFSASRLYPEANFYLQKKELEFWRGNKSDHHFLRHFVANLEDVAGLEKEGRLHLLDGETEIEEGITVHLTGGHTPGLQIVRVRTAEGWAVLAVDAAYVIRSLESMIPPGIHVHVDECLSALDTVKELADRPNLVFPGHDIETLKRFPEAHPGVFRLA; via the coding sequence ATGCCCTATTTTTTCTGGATTCTTGTGCCTGAGGACACTAAAGGTATCTTGGGCGAGCCCATTCTAGTAGATACAGGATTCTTGGAAGGAGAATGCAAATCGCGTTATCCGGGATTTGAGGATTTTCGAAGGCCGCGAGATTTGCTGGAGCCCTTCGATATCGAACCCTCTGGGGTGCGCCGCGTAATTTTGTCTCACCTGCATTGGGACCATTTCTCGGCTTCAAGGCTCTATCCGGAAGCAAATTTTTATCTCCAGAAAAAAGAACTTGAATTCTGGCGTGGAAATAAGAGTGACCATCATTTCCTTCGCCATTTCGTTGCGAATTTAGAAGATGTAGCTGGTCTTGAAAAGGAGGGTCGTCTCCATCTTCTAGACGGAGAAACGGAGATTGAAGAGGGCATCACCGTTCATCTCACCGGAGGGCATACGCCTGGTCTTCAAATTGTTCGTGTGCGAACCGCGGAGGGTTGGGCCGTCCTCGCAGTTGACGCCGCCTATGTCATCAGAAGCCTTGAGTCGATGATTCCACCGGGTATTCATGTTCATGTGGATGAGTGTCTCTCCGCTCTCGATACGGTTAAAGAACTAGCCGACAGGCCAAACCTAGTTTTTCCAGGTCATGACATTGAGACTTTGAAAAGATTTCCTGAAGCACATCCAGGGGTTTTCCGGCTTGCGTGA
- a CDS encoding MoxR family ATPase: MYKNTEEVLTSLADQDYIASAEICTALYLAEGLKKPILVEGPAGVGKTELGKVWAASTGRELIRLQCYEGLDESKALYEWEYSKQMLYTQILRDKVQHMLTDASTLAEAADRIASEENAFFSERFLLARPILQAIRNTKPSLLLIDEIDRSDTEFEAFLLEVLSDFQVSIPEVGTIRATSPPAVLLTSNNTRELSEALKRRCLYIFVDYPSAEAELEVVRIKVPGLGDTLAQEAVDFVQELRKMGLKKSPSVSETIDWAKALLMLNAEKLDEETTKSTLTVLLKNEQDILRSRRNMKLQQQQGHGERSTEESMFDELEADLRRRSRRRRRGRGDSDDPFSGYEQLEN, translated from the coding sequence GTGTATAAAAACACCGAGGAAGTACTGACATCTCTCGCCGACCAGGACTATATCGCGTCCGCCGAAATATGTACTGCTCTTTATCTCGCCGAAGGGCTTAAAAAACCTATTCTGGTTGAAGGCCCCGCCGGTGTGGGAAAAACCGAACTAGGTAAAGTGTGGGCAGCCTCGACGGGGCGTGAATTAATCCGTCTCCAGTGCTACGAAGGGCTGGATGAGTCCAAAGCTCTCTATGAATGGGAATATTCGAAACAGATGCTCTACACTCAGATTCTTAGGGATAAAGTCCAGCATATGCTAACTGATGCATCTACCCTGGCCGAAGCTGCCGACAGAATTGCAAGTGAAGAAAACGCCTTTTTCTCTGAGCGATTCTTACTGGCCAGACCAATCCTCCAGGCCATTCGCAACACCAAACCCTCCCTGTTACTCATTGACGAAATAGATCGTTCTGACACCGAATTCGAGGCTTTTCTGCTTGAGGTGCTGAGTGATTTTCAAGTATCAATCCCTGAAGTGGGGACTATCCGTGCCACATCCCCTCCAGCAGTTCTACTGACCTCAAACAACACCCGCGAACTTTCTGAAGCCCTGAAGCGCCGATGCCTTTATATCTTTGTTGATTATCCCTCTGCCGAGGCAGAACTAGAAGTTGTCCGTATCAAGGTTCCCGGCCTGGGTGACACACTTGCCCAGGAAGCCGTGGATTTTGTACAGGAACTGCGAAAAATGGGCCTCAAGAAAAGTCCAAGTGTGAGCGAAACAATCGACTGGGCCAAAGCACTGCTCATGCTGAACGCCGAGAAACTCGATGAAGAAACTACAAAATCAACACTGACCGTCCTATTGAAGAACGAACAGGACATCCTCCGCTCACGGCGAAACATGAAGCTTCAGCAACAACAAGGACATGGCGAGCGCAGTACGGAGGAATCCATGTTCGATGAACTTGAAGCCGATCTCAGGCGGCGCTCTCGTCGCCGGCGCCGTGGCCGAGGAGATTCAGACGACCCCTTCTCGGGTTACGAACAATTGGAGAATTAG
- a CDS encoding DUF4040 domain-containing protein, with protein sequence MKSIYIAVFFPFAVAVAIPYFANQYRRVAAWFAITAPVVSLWALISLYGEWSAAGKSSILYTISWVPSAGLNVSFLVDGLSIMWGFLVAGIALLIVLYSNWYLHEHEDLGRYYGWLIAFMGSMMGVVFSDHLITLFIFWELTSVTSFFLIGFWSDREAAIYGSQKALLITGGGGLAMLAGFLLLGQATGEWQLSKLIAMPGVSEKVTLAAFILIIMGAATKSAQWPFHIWLPNAMEAPTPISAFLHSATMVKAGIYLLSRFYPILGGHPAWGYVVISLGMTTMITGGLLSLRAHDLKAILAYGTISQLGLIVTFLGYGGEEAIIGSTLHLYNHAAAKAAMFMIVGIIDHETGTRDVRLLGHLSRKMPRSHILAVLAAISLIGIPPMGGFITKEMLYGVSIHPGGPSDWATFWPWLTLGAGIITALYHLRFLGAPFWTPAEGDSPKPGHDPSLGMLAAPAILVLLAITFGVAPGLIENTFIAPAASATLGGAKPEFHLSLWHGVNQPLVMSIITVAAGLALYWKLDIVTNFLDSAANLWKSGPGPNKIYNGALYIARERTWPLLLSLQDGNLRRYLRWSIMAPALIIFITALTMDWNYLSWPKFEGATLLAGAICLLISISAIATALFPKRLSAILALGTAGYAIAGLYIVMKAPDLALTQIMIESASVILFLLAFWFLPQLKIIPQSRSRYVRDWIIAIFLGATTTAGMALAMNTHNFKTISDYFMRTSKPVAGFNNVVNAIIVDYRGYDTLGEISVLVISGIAIYAMLRLVGTMQHEEGGH encoded by the coding sequence TTGAAATCTATCTATATTGCAGTCTTCTTCCCATTCGCAGTCGCGGTGGCGATACCTTACTTCGCCAACCAATACCGTAGGGTTGCGGCTTGGTTCGCTATTACAGCCCCAGTTGTCAGTCTCTGGGCGCTAATAAGCCTCTATGGCGAATGGAGTGCCGCTGGCAAGAGTTCCATTCTATACACAATCTCCTGGGTTCCCTCGGCAGGTCTTAACGTTTCGTTCCTGGTGGACGGCCTCAGCATCATGTGGGGTTTCCTCGTCGCCGGTATCGCTCTTCTCATAGTCCTCTACTCGAACTGGTATCTCCATGAACATGAAGATTTGGGTCGTTACTACGGTTGGCTAATTGCGTTCATGGGCTCGATGATGGGTGTTGTCTTCTCAGATCACCTGATAACGCTTTTTATCTTCTGGGAACTAACCAGCGTTACCTCATTCTTCTTAATCGGTTTTTGGTCCGACAGGGAAGCTGCGATATACGGCTCACAAAAAGCGCTACTCATAACCGGCGGAGGCGGGCTAGCGATGCTCGCAGGCTTCTTGCTTCTGGGTCAGGCAACCGGCGAGTGGCAACTCTCAAAACTCATCGCCATGCCGGGAGTGAGCGAAAAGGTCACACTCGCTGCCTTTATACTCATCATCATGGGCGCAGCAACAAAAAGCGCGCAGTGGCCATTCCACATTTGGCTACCCAATGCAATGGAAGCCCCAACACCGATTAGCGCCTTTCTTCATTCGGCCACCATGGTGAAAGCGGGCATCTACCTTCTTTCGCGTTTTTATCCCATTCTAGGAGGTCATCCCGCCTGGGGCTACGTGGTTATTAGTCTTGGAATGACGACCATGATAACCGGCGGGCTCCTTTCCCTGCGAGCCCATGACCTAAAGGCTATTCTCGCTTACGGGACAATCAGCCAGCTAGGGCTAATCGTCACCTTCCTTGGCTATGGCGGCGAGGAAGCAATCATCGGCTCAACGCTTCATCTTTATAACCACGCGGCGGCCAAAGCGGCCATGTTTATGATTGTTGGCATCATCGATCATGAAACTGGAACCAGGGACGTTCGGCTTCTTGGCCATCTATCTCGGAAAATGCCTCGCTCGCATATTCTTGCCGTGCTGGCGGCGATTAGCCTTATTGGCATACCGCCGATGGGTGGTTTCATCACCAAGGAAATGCTTTACGGTGTAAGCATCCACCCCGGCGGGCCAAGTGACTGGGCCACCTTCTGGCCCTGGCTCACCCTCGGAGCGGGTATTATCACCGCCCTATACCATTTGCGCTTCCTTGGCGCGCCGTTTTGGACACCAGCAGAAGGCGACTCGCCAAAGCCGGGCCATGACCCCTCTCTCGGCATGCTCGCAGCACCAGCAATACTTGTCCTTTTAGCGATAACTTTCGGAGTAGCACCCGGCCTGATTGAAAACACATTTATCGCCCCCGCCGCCTCGGCCACGCTTGGGGGTGCTAAACCCGAATTTCATCTCAGCCTATGGCACGGAGTGAACCAGCCACTCGTCATGTCCATCATTACGGTTGCGGCGGGTCTAGCTCTCTACTGGAAGCTTGATATCGTCACAAATTTCCTAGACTCGGCGGCTAACCTCTGGAAGTCAGGGCCAGGACCAAACAAAATTTACAATGGCGCTCTTTACATTGCCCGTGAGCGTACTTGGCCCCTTCTGCTATCCCTACAGGATGGCAATCTACGCCGCTATCTACGCTGGTCAATCATGGCTCCTGCTCTTATTATTTTCATAACGGCACTTACGATGGATTGGAATTATCTTAGTTGGCCTAAATTTGAAGGCGCCACACTGCTTGCCGGCGCGATTTGCCTGTTGATTTCAATTTCAGCTATCGCCACCGCACTTTTCCCGAAGCGCCTTTCAGCCATACTAGCTCTCGGCACTGCGGGATATGCGATAGCGGGTCTTTACATTGTCATGAAAGCACCTGATTTGGCGCTCACCCAGATCATGATTGAATCGGCATCTGTCATCCTTTTCCTACTGGCGTTCTGGTTCCTCCCTCAACTCAAAATTATCCCCCAGAGCCGGTCCCGCTACGTTCGAGACTGGATTATCGCCATCTTCCTCGGCGCAACAACCACCGCAGGAATGGCACTTGCCATGAACACACACAACTTCAAAACCATTTCCGACTACTTTATGCGCACGTCGAAACCGGTGGCAGGCTTTAACAATGTCGTCAACGCCATTATCGTGGATTACCGTGGCTATGACACACTTGGCGAAATTTCAGTACTAGTCATTTCGGGTATTGCCATTTACGCCATGCTTCGGCTCGTGGGTACGATGCAACACGAAGAAGGAGGCCACTAA
- a CDS encoding Na+/H+ antiporter subunit E: MPLATLVLSISVIWLLLRGDASPGNFFVGLIVAFILILFLRRTYNQERSFRRVGDIIHFIINFTRELIVANIQVLKIVLSPKLNIRPGIIAFKTDCKTPLGITLLANSITLTPGTLSVDISEDQSTIYIHILDMEHPDQVRDEIRRGLEEPVKGACE; this comes from the coding sequence ATGCCATTAGCCACTCTCGTGCTGAGCATATCGGTGATATGGCTCCTACTCCGGGGCGACGCCTCGCCGGGAAATTTTTTCGTGGGGTTAATTGTTGCGTTCATTTTAATTCTTTTCCTGCGCCGGACCTACAATCAAGAACGATCGTTTCGCCGCGTCGGAGATATCATTCACTTTATCATTAACTTCACACGCGAATTGATCGTAGCGAACATTCAGGTCCTCAAAATTGTTCTTTCTCCAAAACTAAACATTCGCCCCGGCATTATCGCCTTTAAGACCGACTGCAAGACCCCCCTTGGTATTACATTGCTAGCTAACTCGATCACCCTGACGCCAGGAACACTCAGCGTTGATATTTCCGAGGACCAGAGCACCATTTACATTCATATTCTCGATATGGAACATCCTGACCAAGTACGCGACGAAATTCGAAGAGGGCTTGAAGAGCCGGTAAAGGGGGCCTGCGAATGA
- a CDS encoding GAF domain-containing protein, with the protein MPETNERPTSRLEIIRDVTGELTSTLDVDEVLRLIIRLVAEAMAVKGGAVRLLKDETSEYRLSASWGLSHAYLSKGPLVAESSIAACMQGEVVHIPDVRNDPRIQYPLHAQDEGIVSILSVPMMMMNNVIGVLRLYLAESREFTVEDIEFVRTLADLGSLAFEHARLYSSLKEQHHSLIEDYQAAFEQSVYPPQS; encoded by the coding sequence ATGCCAGAGACTAACGAACGACCCACCTCCCGCCTCGAAATCATACGAGACGTCACGGGAGAGCTCACCTCCACCCTCGATGTGGACGAGGTTCTGCGCCTCATCATCCGCCTCGTGGCAGAAGCCATGGCGGTCAAGGGTGGTGCCGTTCGCCTTCTCAAGGACGAAACCAGCGAATACCGCCTTTCGGCCTCCTGGGGCCTTTCACATGCCTATCTCTCAAAGGGCCCCCTTGTTGCCGAGAGCAGCATTGCCGCGTGTATGCAGGGCGAGGTCGTCCATATTCCCGATGTTCGAAACGATCCCAGAATTCAGTATCCGCTCCACGCCCAGGACGAAGGCATCGTATCGATTCTCTCGGTGCCCATGATGATGATGAACAACGTTATTGGCGTGCTCCGGCTCTACCTGGCCGAGTCGCGTGAATTCACCGTTGAGGACATCGAATTTGTGCGCACGCTGGCCGATCTGGGCTCGCTCGCATTTGAGCACGCGCGCCTCTATTCGAGTCTCAAGGAACAGCACCACTCGTTAATTGAAGATTACCAGGCAGCATTTGAACAATCGGTATACCCACCCCAGTCCTGA
- a CDS encoding MnhB domain-containing protein, with amino-acid sequence MRSLILQTVAPIVLHLTLIFSFFLLLYGHNQPGGGFIAGLMTAVGIVLQWVAFDSGEGWRRYNWPWGRIFSTSLGLSTFVGLFGLLSGYFLKSSPYEISLPFIGEVEILTAFFFDLGVYGVVVAVLMSILTNFCDRRATSRNEGDPS; translated from the coding sequence ATGCGCTCGCTAATCCTCCAAACAGTGGCACCTATTGTCCTCCACTTAACACTGATTTTTTCATTCTTCTTACTTCTTTACGGACACAATCAGCCGGGTGGCGGTTTTATCGCCGGCCTCATGACGGCGGTGGGTATTGTACTTCAGTGGGTCGCCTTCGATTCAGGAGAGGGATGGCGCCGCTACAATTGGCCATGGGGGCGCATCTTTAGTACCTCTCTGGGACTCTCTACCTTTGTCGGACTCTTCGGACTTCTATCCGGCTACTTCCTCAAAAGCTCGCCCTATGAAATCAGCCTTCCCTTTATTGGAGAAGTAGAAATTTTAACTGCATTTTTCTTCGACCTCGGTGTTTACGGAGTCGTCGTGGCCGTGTTGATGTCAATCCTTACGAACTTCTGCGATCGGCGGGCCACGAGCCGGAATGAAGGAGACCCGAGTTGA
- a CDS encoding monovalent cation/H(+) antiporter subunit G: MSEFIAATALLIGAFFMLVASLGLVRFPDLYTRMHGATKATTFGMGGILIAVALTFGSPDVAAQSILALFFLFLTAPVSAHLISRAAYRQGPDLATSTTVDDYGPYLKEEEKAAAKDAEEEKSDEGDEDSSHPSAGPIT; the protein is encoded by the coding sequence TTGAGTGAGTTCATTGCCGCAACCGCGCTGTTAATAGGCGCCTTTTTTATGCTCGTTGCCAGTTTGGGACTTGTTCGCTTTCCCGATCTCTATACGCGTATGCACGGTGCGACAAAGGCCACGACATTCGGCATGGGGGGCATCTTGATAGCCGTCGCACTGACTTTCGGCAGCCCAGATGTGGCGGCTCAGTCCATTTTGGCACTTTTCTTTTTATTTCTGACTGCGCCGGTTTCAGCACACCTCATCTCGCGTGCTGCCTATCGGCAGGGGCCGGATCTCGCCACAAGCACCACGGTTGATGACTACGGCCCCTACCTCAAGGAAGAAGAAAAAGCAGCGGCCAAAGATGCAGAAGAAGAGAAATCTGATGAAGGGGATGAAGATTCTAGCCATCCTTCAGCGGGGCCGATCACATAG
- a CDS encoding VWA domain-containing protein yields MEDRMVDFVQALRASGIRVSLAESEDSFRASKIIGVANRDQFKSALRLTLVKEEKDQENFERLFPLFFGTEVPPTLDAISEMTKEDTQSLLEALERMAEELTPEALRRILENLLKGQPLSQDDLDQLGQQAGLRMASSPRDASRMERRMGRTLGLEKLMDALMELLEELSASGMDGELLDRLAETAGINREALEEQIRKEVGKAIARRMQDDYEKKEPIDDVMELPFRGLDEREAERLRDEVRRLASRLRSRAALRHRKARKGRIDMRGTMRTNMRYGGVPLELKKKRRVIKPKLLLICDVSTSVRHCAEFMLSLIYQLQDQVARARSYAFIDRLVEISLWFDEHPPQKAVELVLDDLQAGYYNTDLGASLAMLCRDHLNHIDRNTTVIVLGDGRNNFNDPRLDCLDTIKNHCRRLVWMNPEAPYLWGSGDSDMPAYQPYCDTLHEVGNLSKLANAVDTLFDYR; encoded by the coding sequence ATGGAAGACCGCATGGTGGATTTTGTCCAGGCCCTGAGAGCTTCTGGCATTCGCGTATCTCTGGCAGAAAGTGAAGATTCATTTCGAGCTTCAAAAATTATCGGGGTCGCGAATCGCGATCAATTCAAAAGCGCACTGCGCCTCACTCTCGTTAAAGAAGAAAAAGACCAGGAGAACTTCGAGCGCCTCTTCCCACTTTTTTTCGGCACTGAGGTCCCACCAACCCTCGACGCCATATCGGAGATGACCAAGGAGGACACCCAAAGTTTATTAGAAGCGCTTGAGCGAATGGCGGAAGAACTTACTCCCGAGGCTCTGCGCCGAATACTAGAAAACTTACTTAAGGGACAGCCACTTTCACAAGACGATCTTGATCAGCTTGGCCAGCAGGCTGGACTGCGAATGGCCTCTAGCCCACGTGACGCCTCTCGGATGGAGCGCCGGATGGGGCGCACCTTAGGCCTTGAAAAGCTCATGGACGCGCTCATGGAACTGCTTGAGGAACTCTCCGCCTCGGGTATGGACGGAGAACTCCTCGATCGCCTTGCAGAAACTGCCGGAATAAACAGAGAGGCTCTTGAGGAGCAGATACGCAAAGAAGTCGGCAAAGCCATTGCCCGCCGCATGCAGGATGACTACGAGAAAAAAGAACCTATCGACGACGTAATGGAACTCCCTTTTCGAGGATTAGATGAGCGCGAAGCTGAGCGTCTTCGCGACGAAGTTCGTCGTCTCGCCTCTCGTCTAAGAAGCAGAGCAGCCCTTCGCCACCGCAAAGCGCGTAAGGGGCGTATCGATATGAGGGGCACCATGCGCACCAACATGCGTTACGGAGGCGTTCCTCTTGAGCTCAAGAAAAAACGGCGCGTCATCAAGCCTAAGCTCTTACTAATATGCGACGTTTCAACTTCCGTGCGACACTGCGCAGAATTCATGCTCTCCCTCATCTATCAGCTTCAAGATCAGGTCGCACGAGCAAGGAGCTATGCTTTTATCGACCGCCTTGTGGAAATTTCACTGTGGTTCGACGAGCATCCACCGCAAAAAGCTGTAGAGTTAGTCCTCGACGATCTTCAAGCGGGTTACTACAACACCGATCTTGGAGCCAGCCTCGCTATGCTCTGCCGAGATCATCTAAACCACATCGACAGGAATACGACAGTTATCGTCCTCGGAGATGGGCGAAATAATTTTAACGACCCAAGACTCGACTGCTTGGACACAATTAAAAACCATTGTCGCCGCCTAGTCTGGATGAACCCCGAGGCCCCCTACCTATGGGGTTCCGGTGACTCAGACATGCCTGCCTATCAACCCTACTGCGACACCCTCCACGAAGTAGGCAACCTTTCCAAACTTGCCAATGCGGTCGACACTCTTTTCGATTACAGGTGA
- a CDS encoding Na+/H+ antiporter subunit C — protein sequence MTWYLSITIGILVTTGVFMVMQRRILQVILGFSLLSHATNLMIVASGWVGDGLSPILRTNKHLEPGAYVDPLPQAMVLTAIVISFAVTAFLLVLALNAFLKFKTDDMDEIRRLKG from the coding sequence TTGACTTGGTACCTCTCGATTACCATTGGAATACTGGTGACGACAGGCGTATTTATGGTGATGCAGCGCCGCATTCTTCAAGTGATCCTTGGATTTTCGCTGCTCAGCCACGCCACCAATTTAATGATCGTTGCATCGGGCTGGGTCGGTGACGGCCTATCGCCCATATTGCGCACAAATAAGCACTTAGAACCCGGGGCCTATGTGGACCCTCTGCCACAAGCGATGGTGCTGACGGCCATCGTGATCAGTTTCGCGGTGACAGCATTTCTTCTCGTCCTTGCTCTCAACGCCTTCCTTAAATTCAAGACAGATGACATGGATGAAATTCGGAGGCTGAAAGGATGA
- a CDS encoding universal stress protein produces the protein MKIYDPRKILVPIDFSEYSEGVIEAGVDIARDRGATVTVLHVARESDYLAHYGGEFHASNISSSKLRDDAWHLLESRLKALVNKAAQGACVEEILIWGSPVRDILSVAEHGGHDLIVMATEGRRMLSRFFLGSVTEEVIRRAPCPVLAIRAKVAEKILAPQKFEEAVAN, from the coding sequence ATGAAGATCTACGATCCCAGGAAAATTCTCGTACCCATTGATTTCTCCGAGTACAGCGAGGGTGTCATCGAGGCCGGAGTGGACATCGCCCGCGACCGCGGCGCCACCGTCACCGTTCTCCATGTCGCAAGAGAATCCGACTACCTCGCCCACTACGGCGGCGAATTCCACGCCTCCAATATCTCATCGAGCAAGCTTCGTGACGACGCATGGCATTTACTCGAATCTCGGCTCAAGGCCCTCGTCAATAAGGCTGCGCAGGGCGCATGCGTTGAGGAAATCCTCATCTGGGGCAGCCCCGTGCGCGACATTCTCTCTGTCGCCGAACACGGCGGCCACGACCTCATCGTCATGGCCACCGAAGGCCGCCGAATGCTCAGCCGCTTTTTCCTTGGCAGCGTCACCGAGGAAGTCATTCGCCGCGCGCCCTGCCCGGTGCTCGCCATTCGGGCCAAGGTCGCCGAAAAAATACTCGCCCCCCAGAAGTTTGAGGAGGCCGTCGCTAACTAA
- a CDS encoding alpha/beta hydrolase encodes MNEITNGKTRDIYIERNGLRLHALDHGGSDGPIILMFHGAVAHARWWDPIAPGLVDMGRPIAIDLRGHGESDWANDYTYEAFADDISAWVEWAEAESGEAPGLVAHSFGGATTLKLHEFQPPNLRFIVLVDVPLELNERIIAPLRKVAARPSRPWASQELFVEKFRVVPAGENAAPELLAHVARHSVRRIDDGTWVLKADKSFHKNRPVTDFRPGWQAVTAPTMLVVGENSDRLTNEDLDWIRSCQGDVRIETVSGAYHHVHLDAPENFLNLTREFLSSAL; translated from the coding sequence TTGAACGAGATAACAAACGGCAAGACGAGAGACATTTATATCGAACGCAATGGCCTTCGCCTTCACGCCCTTGATCACGGCGGTTCCGATGGCCCTATAATCTTGATGTTCCACGGTGCTGTTGCTCATGCACGCTGGTGGGATCCGATAGCCCCTGGCCTCGTTGACATGGGAAGACCCATAGCTATCGACTTACGAGGCCACGGAGAGAGTGATTGGGCCAATGATTATACCTACGAAGCGTTCGCAGATGATATCTCCGCGTGGGTAGAGTGGGCAGAGGCCGAAAGCGGTGAGGCGCCCGGCTTGGTGGCACACTCGTTCGGCGGCGCGACCACACTCAAACTTCACGAATTTCAGCCTCCCAATCTTCGCTTCATCGTTCTGGTGGACGTTCCACTTGAACTGAATGAACGTATTATAGCGCCTTTAAGAAAAGTCGCCGCCCGCCCGAGCCGACCATGGGCATCGCAAGAGCTTTTCGTCGAAAAGTTTCGAGTCGTGCCCGCCGGAGAAAACGCTGCTCCAGAACTCCTCGCCCACGTCGCACGCCATAGCGTTCGCCGTATTGATGATGGCACCTGGGTTTTAAAAGCAGACAAATCCTTCCACAAAAACAGGCCCGTAACGGATTTTCGGCCCGGATGGCAAGCTGTAACGGCGCCAACAATGTTGGTAGTTGGGGAGAATTCGGACCGGCTCACAAATGAGGATCTTGATTGGATTCGCTCCTGCCAGGGGGACGTTCGAATCGAAACTGTTTCCGGCGCCTATCATCACGTTCACCTAGATGCCCCGGAAAATTTCCTTAACCTGACACGAGAATTCCTTTCCTCGGCTCTTTAG
- a CDS encoding (2Fe-2S)-binding protein, protein MAQAEKKNISFTLNGDLVDVVVPVTRYLVDVLRDDLSMMGTKRACDQGVCGTCSIIMNGKLVSSCLTLAVRADGAAIITIEGLGSLEEGLHSLQESFARHGATQCGYCTPGMIVSAFSLLKENPNPTVSEIKHWLTGNLCRCTGYQKIVDAISSVAEGRTEPRVLSGVEIIKNYED, encoded by the coding sequence ATGGCGCAAGCGGAAAAGAAAAATATTTCGTTTACCTTGAATGGGGATTTGGTCGATGTTGTCGTTCCCGTGACAAGATATCTTGTGGATGTCCTTCGAGATGACCTTTCGATGATGGGCACCAAGCGTGCCTGTGACCAGGGCGTGTGTGGCACATGCAGCATCATAATGAACGGCAAATTAGTAAGTTCATGTTTGACGTTGGCTGTTCGTGCCGATGGCGCAGCAATTATTACTATCGAAGGTTTGGGTAGCCTCGAAGAAGGGCTTCATTCGCTTCAGGAGAGTTTTGCCAGGCATGGTGCTACCCAGTGTGGTTACTGCACACCGGGGATGATTGTCTCGGCTTTTTCGCTTCTCAAAGAAAACCCTAATCCTACGGTGAGTGAAATTAAGCACTGGTTGACGGGAAATCTATGTAGATGTACGGGCTATCAGAAAATAGTAGATGCTATTAGCTCAGTTGCCGAAGGGCGAACTGAGCCCCGTGTTTTATCCGGAGTCGAAATTATTAAAAACTATGAAGACTAA